GATCCGCGCTGCTTCGCAGCTTGTCCGGGATGACGCGCGGCTCTATCCCGGAATGGCGCGATCAGCTGGGTCGCTGTCCAACAGGGAGGGCGTTTTGGCTTCGGGTCTGTTCGCGCTGCTCGACGACGTCGCCGGCATCGCCAAGATCGCGGCGAGTTCGGTCGACGATGTCGTGGCGCAGGCCGGCAAGGCCGGCGCCAAGGCGGCCGGCGTCGTCATCGACGATGCCGCGGTGACGCCACGCTATGCCGTCGGCTTCGCGGCCGCACGCGAACTGCCGATCATCTGGCGAATTGCGCTGGGCTCGCTACGCAACAAGCTTCTCTTCCTGCTGCCGGGCGCGCTGATCCTCGCCCTGATCGCGCCCTGGGCGATCACCCCGCTGTTGATGGCCGGCGGCGCCTATCTCTGCTTTGAAGGCGCCGAGAAGGTGCTGGAGCTGGTGCTGCCGCACGGAGCGCATGGCGAGGGCGAGACTGCGGCGGGCGATTCTGCGGCACTCGAACAGCAGAAGATCGCGGGCGCGATCAAGACCGATTTCATCCTCTCGGCCGAGATCATGGCGATCACGCTGGCCGGCGTTGCGGATCAGTCCTTCTGGATGAAGGCAGCGGTGCTCGCCATCGTCGGCATCGGCATCACCGTCGTCGTCTATGGCGTGGTCGCGTTGATCGTGAAGGCGGACGATGTCGGCGTTGCGCTTGCCGCCAATCAGCGGCCAGCGACGAGCCTGCTGGGCTTGAGGCAGCCGGCGCCGGGCGAGGCCGGCGGGCTCGATCGCGCGCTGAGCTGGCTGACGCGGCCGCTCGGGCGCGGCCTCGTCGTCGGCATGCCCCATTTCCTCACCGGGCTCGGCGCTATCGGTACGGCCGCGATGCTCTGGGTCGGCGGCGGCATCATCATCCACGGGCTGGAAGGCTATGGCTTCTCGGGCCTCGGCCACGGCGTCCATGATCTCGCCGTGGCGGCCGGCCGTGCCTTGCCGGCTGCCGTGGCCGCTGCCGGCGAATGGCTGGCGGGTGCGGTGCTCGCGGCCGTCTTTGGGCTGGTCGTCGGCGGGATCGTCATCGTCGCGATGCATTGGCTGGTCGCGCCGCTGCTGAAGCTATTCAGGAAGGCGGCGACGCAGCCGGCCGGCGAAAAGCCCGGGGCCTAGATGTGCAGCGTTGACATGGAATTTAGGCGTCATGCCGGGGCTTCGCGTCAGCGAAGAGCCCGGAACCCATGAACACGGTGCGAGGAGGAAATTGTGATGATGGCAATCGCTCTCGTCTGGATATGACGGTGTTCATGGGTTCCGGGCTCATGGCTGCGCCGTGCCCCGGAATGACGCCGAGGTTCCGTGCGAAATAAGCACGCTCCAGCGGAGCCCTCAATCCAGCCAGCTGGTGAAGGCCTCGACCGGCTCGCGCTCGGGCACGAGGCGATTGGCCGGCGCGTCCGGATCGGCCTTGCCGATGGCGATGCCGCAGACCACGACCTCGTCGTCGGGAATCGCGAGCTCGCGCCTGACGATCGGGTGGAACTGCGCGAAGATCGCCTGCGGGCAGGAATCGAGCCCATGGCCCTGGGCCGCGATCAGCAGGTTCTGGATGAACATGCCGAGATCCAGCCAGGAGCCGATCTCCAGATCGCGGTCGATCGTCAGCATCAGCGCGACCGGCGCATCGAAGAAGCGCAGATTGGCCGCCGTTTGCCGCTTCATGCCCTCGACATCACCCTTCGCCACGCCGAGCAGGCCGTAGAGATCCCAGCCGACCTTTCGGCGGCGTGAGAGATAGGGCTCGCGGAAGCGCTCGGGATAATAGCGGTATTCCTCGACGCCGGGTCGTTCCCCGGCCTCCAGGGCGGCGCGCAGCGCGGCTTCGAGCCGCGCCCGCGACTGAGGACCGATCACCCTGAGCTTCCAGGGCTGCATGTTGGTGCCGGAGGGCGCCTGCGCCGCCAACTCGATCAGACGGCGGACTAAAGCTTGATCGACCGGATCGGGCAGGAAGGCGCGGATGGCGCGGCGGGTCGTGATGGCGCGCTCGACCGCATTCATATCGTTGGAGACATTCATCTTTATCGATCTCTCCATTCAGTCGCTCCGGCGACAGATCGCGGCAACCCGAACCGCCTGGGCCGGCGCCTGGGCGCAATCGGCTCTGTATGCGAGACCCGATTGCAGGAACACCT
Above is a genomic segment from Bosea sp. NBC_00550 containing:
- a CDS encoding DUF808 domain-containing protein encodes the protein MASGLFALLDDVAGIAKIAASSVDDVVAQAGKAGAKAAGVVIDDAAVTPRYAVGFAAARELPIIWRIALGSLRNKLLFLLPGALILALIAPWAITPLLMAGGAYLCFEGAEKVLELVLPHGAHGEGETAAGDSAALEQQKIAGAIKTDFILSAEIMAITLAGVADQSFWMKAAVLAIVGIGITVVVYGVVALIVKADDVGVALAANQRPATSLLGLRQPAPGEAGGLDRALSWLTRPLGRGLVVGMPHFLTGLGAIGTAAMLWVGGGIIIHGLEGYGFSGLGHGVHDLAVAAGRALPAAVAAAGEWLAGAVLAAVFGLVVGGIVIVAMHWLVAPLLKLFRKAATQPAGEKPGA
- a CDS encoding nitroreductase — its product is MNVSNDMNAVERAITTRRAIRAFLPDPVDQALVRRLIELAAQAPSGTNMQPWKLRVIGPQSRARLEAALRAALEAGERPGVEEYRYYPERFREPYLSRRRKVGWDLYGLLGVAKGDVEGMKRQTAANLRFFDAPVALMLTIDRDLEIGSWLDLGMFIQNLLIAAQGHGLDSCPQAIFAQFHPIVRRELAIPDDEVVVCGIAIGKADPDAPANRLVPEREPVEAFTSWLD